In Candidatus Paceibacterota bacterium, the DNA window AACGGCAGGCGTATCAATGACCGGAGACGATATAACTTCGCTTGCGGGGGCTTCCACGGCCTCAGGGGGCACAGGGGAGGGTTCGGAAACGGTTGTATCTTTGGGAGGGAGTGTTAGGGGGTCTGGGGGCATATTTATATTTTAGCAAAATAAAAAACATCTATCCTAAAGCAACCAGTCCATCCTTTAGTACCATCGTGGCTTTACAGTCATCTTCGTTATATTCAAGTATCCTATTTATAACTTTTTCGTCTTTTGTATTGATATAATCATTAAACCACTGAATAGACAGTGCCCCGGATGGTGTTTCGTCGCGCCAATGAAATCCTAGATATGTAGCGAGCGCTTTGAGAGAATAGCTACCTACCGGCCAGTCTGTCATCTTAAGTACAACTTGGTATAAATCAATAACATTTGGATTATCAAAAAATTCTTCAACCTCTTTCGCTGAAATTACCTCAGGATATTTTTTCTGCATCTTGCTATATGTAGTTTTTTCATGATGAGAATAGTAATACACGGAAAAATCTCCTTTAGGTAATGATTTTACATAAGTCCAAAAATCTCCCCACGCTTTTTTCTCCGCGTCCGCTGTTATTTCGTGTGCAGTAAAATGCAAATAGCGTTCTCTTTCCTTTGTTCTCTCGTAAACTCCGTGCATATAAACAAACTCTTGAGTGGGGTCATCTTCAATATCAAAAAATAACTCATGAGATACTTCAGGGAAATCTAATTCCCCATAAATAAGAGGTTTTTTAGATACCTTAAGAATTTGTGCCCTCCTAACAGCTTTCTCAAGAGTGGATTTACCTACCCCTTTAAGAAAGGTTTTGTCTTTCTCTTTCTGTTCCAGAAGTCCGTCAGTATCAATTTTTAAAAGACTATCAATAGTATTTACACCTGCATCCTCGGCAAGAACATCTCTTACTGAACGACCGACATAAAAGATGTTAGTTGGGTCATCATTATCTTTTGCCCACTTACTACAACTTAGATACCATGGGCACAACTTACAAATTCCAGACATTGCTGGCTTATTCGTTGCTTTATTTTCCATCAAAATACCAACATTGTTTTTTATTGATTCATAAAATTCCCACCATGTACGCTTATCTCTTTGCCCCATAGCGTCATTGAGATTGTAGGTGACTTCCTTTCCCTCAATATCAAGAACCACAGCACAATCATTGTTTTTAAAACCATTCTTTTTTAATACATCAACATATAAAGCTAGCTGTACTGCATAATGTTTTTTAGGTTTTCCTTCCTCGTCCTCGTCACTATTAGCCCCCTCAAAAGCAAGTCCGGACTTAATGTCTATAGGAACATAAGAACCATCAGGTTCTAAACGAAGTAGGTCTGGAATACCCAAAAGGTTGTCATAGCACAACACCCCCTGATAAATAAGAGGGATTTTGTCGGAAAGGGCTTTAATGGTTTTTTGAAATCGTTCATCAAGAGAGCCTTCTGTTAAGTCAAGGTATTCCTCAAGCAAACTAACTCGCTTTTTTTCATAAGCAATTCCTTTAGACCAAAGAAGTTCTACGAAAGGGTTAGTTTCCTTTATTTTCTCATCTTGTGGGCCGTATTCATCTCGCCAAATACGATGCGGACATTGAATATAGTCGTAAAGTTTGGATGCGGTTATATACATACAAGTATCAGAAAACTATACCACTTGCTTTGTTTTATTTATATACCACCTAAAATCACAATTATTGATTGGTTGGTTTAGCTATAC includes these proteins:
- a CDS encoding TM0106 family RecB-like putative nuclease codes for the protein MYITASKLYDYIQCPHRIWRDEYGPQDEKIKETNPFVELLWSKGIAYEKKRVSLLEEYLDLTEGSLDERFQKTIKALSDKIPLIYQGVLCYDNLLGIPDLLRLEPDGSYVPIDIKSGLAFEGANSDEDEEGKPKKHYAVQLALYVDVLKKNGFKNNDCAVVLDIEGKEVTYNLNDAMGQRDKRTWWEFYESIKNNVGILMENKATNKPAMSGICKLCPWYLSCSKWAKDNDDPTNIFYVGRSVRDVLAEDAGVNTIDSLLKIDTDGLLEQKEKDKTFLKGVGKSTLEKAVRRAQILKVSKKPLIYGELDFPEVSHELFFDIEDDPTQEFVYMHGVYERTKERERYLHFTAHEITADAEKKAWGDFWTYVKSLPKGDFSVYYYSHHEKTTYSKMQKKYPEVISAKEVEEFFDNPNVIDLYQVVLKMTDWPVGSYSLKALATYLGFHWRDETPSGALSIQWFNDYINTKDEKVINRILEYNEDDCKATMVLKDGLVALG